In one window of Zingiber officinale cultivar Zhangliang chromosome 11A, Zo_v1.1, whole genome shotgun sequence DNA:
- the LOC122031932 gene encoding uncharacterized protein LOC122031932 produces the protein MLVRFRQLTEAAGSAISVPPMVSPDGRTPTTGSKPLGLMANAAKRKQSFLQFFLMTGILMLSMRSLSQKYRVRDLSDENALLREERDAFSLRSSAVKEALFQEAALDPSGLLADHLRSLFNEQSDH, from the coding sequence ATGCTCGTTCGGTTCCGCCAACTCACCGAGGCGGCTGGAAGTGCGATCTCAGTCCCACCGATGGTGTCCCCCGACGGTAGAACCCCGACGACGGGAAGTAAGCCGCTCGGGCTGATGGCCAACGCGGCGAAGCGGAAACAAAGCTTCCTCCAGTTTTTCCTCATGACCGGCATCCTCATGCTCAGCATGAGGTCTTTGAGCCAGAAGTACCGAGTTAGAGACCTCTCCGACGAGAACGCGCTCCTTCGCGAGGAGCGCGACGCTTTTTCCCTACGATCTTCCGCCGTCAAGGAAGCCCTCTTCCAGGAGGCCGCACTTGACCCCTCTGGCCTCCTCGCTGACCACCTCCGCAGCCTCTTCAACGAACAATCCGACCATTAA